The following proteins are co-located in the Pomacea canaliculata isolate SZHN2017 linkage group LG8, ASM307304v1, whole genome shotgun sequence genome:
- the LOC112571152 gene encoding uncharacterized protein LOC112571152 codes for MLPIHKTLLKANEDFLLDEVPARTLLRVLSQEQLLTSADLRQLFNLELQGSRAVTRYLLYVLPSRGPLAFPTFLRALQTVNAQHLVDLLLEEEKLLLQTYWQVPPLTEPHKQKEDEEHDPHEYARRLKTNMMQIRQAVNPVVLLPDLLQAGVLSKWEGHLLRQSQGQPDNAWTVVMAAVLQRGQTAYKAFGAALLQHGYGTVFDTIQGTQVSATQQTNASSSATSAGMMGVMDGCEDFLDPSYVARGYTAPIDATSHHKPDAIFVDDSPSVGTSDRLMPSTAGLTSACIDNNIQLDDKGETLPCVDEREKVSTLRQDKPQSRDASQDISSNQNILQ; via the exons ATGCTGCCGATACACAAAACCTTACTTAAGGCAAATGAAGACTTTCTTTTGGACGAAGTGCCTGCCAGGACATTACTTAGAGTCCTGAGCCAGGAACAGCTGCTGACCTCAGCTGACCTGCGGCAGCTGTTCAATCTGGAGCTGCAGGGATCCCGCGCTGTGACCCGCTACCTTCTGTACGTGCTGCCCTCTCGCGGACCCCTGGCGTTCCCCACCTTCCTACGAGCTCTGCAGACAGTCAATGCTCAGCACCTGGTGGACCTCCTTCTGGAAGAGGAGAAGCTTTTACTACAAACTTACTGGCAG GTACCGCCCCTGACAGAGCCCCACAAGCAGAAAGAGGATGAAGAGCATGACCCACATGAATACGCCCGCCGCCTCAAGACCAACATGATGCAAATCCGTCAAGCTGTCAACCCAGTCGTGTTGTTGCCAGACTTGCTGCAGGCCGGGGTGCTGTCCAAGTGGGAAGGTCACCTGCTGCGGCAGTCGCAAGGTCAGCCAGACAACGCCTGGACCGTGGTCATGGCAGCTGTTCTCCAAAGAGGACAGACTGCTTATAAGGCATTTGGGGCTGCCCTCTTACAGCATGGCTATGGCACTGTCTTTGACACTATCCAGGGGACACAG GTGTCAGCTACCCAGCAGACTAATGCCAGTTCTTCAGCAACATCAGCAGGTATGATGGGAGTAATGGATGGTTGTGAAGACTTCTTGGATCCTTCATATGTTGCCAGGGGCTACACAGCACCTATTGATGCCACCTCACATCACAAACCTGACGCCATCTTTGTTGATGACAGTCCATCAGTCGGTACTTCAGACAGGCTGATGCCCTCTACAGCTGGTCTGACTTCAGCTTGTATCGACAACAACATACAGCTGGACGACAAGGGTGAGACATTGCCATGtgttgatgagagagagaaagtctccACACTCAGACAAGATAAGCCTCAGTCCAGAGacgccagccaagacatcagcAGCAACCAGAACATTCTACAGTAA
- the LOC112570988 gene encoding uncharacterized protein LOC112570988 produces the protein MTVTKTRDMTVTQTTDMTVTETRDMPVTQTTDMTVTETTDMPVTEGTLSADREREAACDEERDSLTSVDSNVTNDLTNKAPCDSHDLDFDQSLKKPETTESQLHDAVSNKMKDTSAPRLQDKLHWEHGTGATQAHDTPDEQTVELASISTGRYEYAKHEKAVDTHSPKEDTTTDSADTATNDTKCSGSDGTAASDRKCSQSKDTIAKNRQLPSRLPMVTAKEEETTKPSDGKGRKVSQRKARVASGRRPRQTATTDRDMIPTSTATGLDESQGVTKRQQKPWQDEGHKQATTEPRQPDEREDEPRIDHVTGQHLSATCTPFSGASSTGNATNGASKGRKDTRHEGTNENSAQGGTSTGRKRSKEGHDMGDLNNLSDNDNTDANSDLAGNAVNMSPSGGTRETKDVRKVCEDKGLEDTTTGKEPRSRRPRTSHVILEVQASVQRFESERRSIRALQQVRRAHMTNTLAHDLKLFRSLLLVGGSKHHKDTRFKTEGKKSRPSPIPKKLDKRKQLRCNGWNLQRRRSEVEEDIDKDMEEDSADLCPDPSTTPASPKHRGDTRVRPPSRIENHSETSKELSPRLLLREWQQEHHMKVQRSLVLAYSHHVSHQALPAIYHSGKQRSSYQSSQTNTSRPSRPSTTKSLWVSRSHSDSPMSTTRTDNLTSGTVSMNKGLTSGPNGVSRAQLSFIRRASSLVTSYGASHLYLDPITTQSCEHS, from the exons ATGACAGTTACTAAGACTAGAGACATGACAGTTACTCAGACTACAGACATGACAGTTACTGAGACTAGAGACATGCCAGTTACTCAGACTACAGACATGACAGTTACTGAGACTACAGACATGCCAGTTACTGAAGGTACACTTTcagcagacagagagagagaggctgccTGCGATGAAGAGCGTGACTCACTCACGTCTGTCGATAGCAATGTCACAAATGATTTGACGAATAAAGCTCCCTGTGATTCTCATGACTTGGATTTCGATCAAAGCCTAAAGAAACCTGAAACCACAGAAAGTCAGCTGCATGATGCGGTCTCTAATAAAATGAAGGACACATCAGCCCCTCGGCTACAAGACAAACTACACTGGGAACATGGAACTGGAGCGACACAAGCCCATGACACACCAGATGAACAAACAGTTGAGTTAGCATCTATATCTACAGGTCGATACGAATATGCAAAGCACGAGAAGGCAGTTGACACACACTCTCCTAAAGAGGACACAACCACAGATTCTGCTGACACAGCTACTAATGACACGAAATGTAGTGGATCAGATGGCACAGCTGCAAGTGACAGGAAGTGTAGCCAGTCAAAAGACACCATTGCCAAGAATCGTCAGCTGCCATCGAGACTCCCGATGGTTACAGCAAAGGAAGAGGAGACAACCAAGCCAAGCGACGGCAAAGGAAGAAAAGTTTCTCAAAGGAAGGCTAGAGTAGCTAGTGGACGGAGGCCAAGACAGACAGCAACTACAGACCGAGACATGATTCCAACTAGTACTGCCACTGGGTTGGACGAGTCACAAGGTGTCACGAAACGTCAGCAAAAACCTTGGCAGGATGAGGGACACAAACAAGCGACAACAGAACCTCGACAGCCAGACGAGCGGGAGGACGAGCCCCGGATTGACCACGTGACTGGCCAACACCTCAGTGCTACCTGCACGCCCTTCAGCGGCGCAAGTAGTACCGGGAATGCAACTAACGGGGCCAGCAAAGGAAGAAAGGACACCCGACATGAAGGCACCAATGAAAATAGCGCACAGGGTGGGACAAGTACTGGACGTAAGCGGAGCAAGGAAGGTCATGACATGGGTGATCTCAACAACTTGAGCGACAACGACAACACCGATGCCAACAGTGACCTGGCTGGCAATGCCGTGAACATGTCGCCTTCAGGAGGGACGCGCGAGACAAAAGATGTCCGCAAAGTTTGTGAGGACAAAGGACTTGAGGACACGACTACAGGTAAAGAGCCCAGATCCCGCCGACCCCGCACCAGTCACGTGATACTCGAGGTTCAAGCTAGCGTCCAGAGGTTTGAGAGCGAACGTCGCTCCATCCGGGCTCTCCAACAGGTCAGGCGCGCGCACATGACCAACACCCTCGCCCACGACCTGAAACTGTTTCGTTCTCTGCTCCTCGTGGGCGGCAGTAAGCATCATAAGG ATACAAGATTTAAAACTGAGGGAAAGAAAAGCAGGCCATCACCGATCCCCAAAAAG CTGGACAAGAGAAAACAACTCCGCTGCAACGGCTGGAATCTACAGAGACGACGGAGTGAGGTGGAGGAGGACATTGACAAAGACATGGAGGAGGACAGTGCAGATCTTTGTCCAGATCCTTCAACGACACCAGCTTCGCCCAAGCACAGGGGGGACACCAGGGTGCGTCCTCCGTCTAGAATTGAAAATCACAG TGAGACAAGCAAAGAGTTATCTCCTCGGCTTCTGCTAAGGGAATGGCAGCAAGAGCACCACATGAAGGTGCAGCGCAGCCTGGTGCTAGCCTATAGTCATCATGTTAGCCATCAGGCTCTGCCAGCGATCTATCATTCAG GTAAACAACGGAGCAGTTACCAATCTTCCCAAACAAACACCAGCAGGCCCTCTCGGCCTTCCACCACCAAGTCTCTGTGGGTGTCACGTTCACATTCAGACAGTCCCATGTCCACGACAAGGACAGACAACCTGACTTCCGGTACCGTGTCCATGAACAAAGGCCTTACTTCCGGTCCCAACGGGGTGTCCCGAGCTCAGCTTAGCTTCATTCGTCGCGCCAGTTCCCTGGTGACGTCATACGGAGCATCTCACCTGTACCTCGATCCAATCA CAACACAGTCTTGTGAACACAGTTAG